The DNA window TGGTCATAAATCCAATCCGCCCCTAAAATCACATCAAATCCTTTCAAGGTAATTAATTGGAACACTCTTTCAAATGGATGACCCTATACAGTATATGACAGCTGCTCAGTTTTTGTGGAAGAGGAGATCATACCCCCACCAGCTACCAGTATTCTTCTATTGCCAGCTTCCAAAATTTCACACCCACTTTTTATAGCAAAATCATAGTTCATGAAAGAATTTGTACTCCCACTGTCAACCAATGCTACAGCCCTCCTTCCTTTAACATGGGCAATGAGAGAGAAAGTATTACTTCCACACATCCCCTGTGCTGCTTGTGTAGATATTTGCATCAACtgtccctcctcttcttccttcttagCTGGACTACCAGGAGCTGTCTGATATCCAGTCTCTCCATTCTCCTCCTGAGTTTCTTGGggttccttttcttcttcaacCTCCTCCATCATATGTACCACCTTGCCAACTTTACATTTATGTTGGTAATTCCATGGTTCCTTGCAATACCAgcaagttttcttttctttctccaccCCTTGAGTTGTGTTTTTCTGGTTGACAAATCTGGTACCACTAGACTGGGCAGGCTGGAATTGAGGTTTGTTTCTATTAAATCCAGATTGGTAGCTTAGTCTCTTAGCAATACTTGCCTTCTCATACACCTTAGCATACCAGTATCCTGCCAACAAGTTCTGGGGCTTTTGCCCACATACATCATGCTTAATGTCATCCCTCAATCCcccaacaaaacaactcaaaatgTAAGACTCCGTCAAGTAAGGATGATCCCTTTTCACTAAAGAAACACAGTCTTCGAATTTGTCAATGTACTGCATTACACTACCAGTCTGTTTTGCATTCTGCAGTAGTTCCACAGCTTCATGGGCATTAGCTTCAGTAAAACGATCTAAAACCATTAGATAAAATTGCTGCCAATTTAGACAGTACCAGGGTATGGCCAAATTTCTAAACTATTTCCCTGCTCTTCCCACTAAGTGTCCAGATGCTAAATTAACCCACTGATCCACAGGGGTGCCAATCATCTCAAAAAACTTTTCACATTGTTGCAACCACCCTACAGCATCCTCCCCATTGAACAATGTCAATTCCAACCTCTGACTCCTCAATGACATTTCAGTATAAGGGTTTGGTATGACACCATGCAAATATCTAGGTGGTTCCTGCCAGTACATACCTCCTCCCGGGTTTGGCATCCCTACTCCTGTGCCTACAGTAGTACCCCCTGGTTGCCTAGTTGGATATCTCCAAGGCTGATTAGTGTCAATCCCATAATGGTTCATCCCCACATCCTCTTGTGACTCTCTCTCAGGAAAATTGAAATTTCTTCCCTCTGGTAACACATGAGTTCTAGTAGCAGTGGTGAAAACTGGGCCAAAAGATGGGTTCACAGTGTTTGGTTCAATTTGGAAGTTCACATTTCCTACAGAAGTCATGGCACCCTGTGTGTTTCTGGGCAGAAAGGATGGGATTGTCACAGTTGAGGTCATGCTTCCAGCATTAATAGGATTTACCTGAGCTCCCGAAGTCAGTGGCATCGCACCAGCCCCGGTCTGAACTCCAGTGGTGTTAGGTCGGGGACTGAAACCCAGTGGTACTGAAGAACTTCCAGCCACTGTTGCAGTATTGCTcaccgttgctgctgctgaagcTGCCAACCCTGCTGCCCCCCCTTGCAATGCCACTGGTACTAGCTCTAGCCGTTCCCCCAAATTCAGGTCCTTGACTCGACATACTCGCACAGATACTGCTCAGAAGTCCTTTAATTTCACCCATTTCCAACCGCATCACTCTCAGATCCGCCATCTCATTCCTAATCTGTGTGATTTCAGCACGAACATCAAACTCCCCAGCGCTGTCCAAACTGTTGTGGGATCTGGTTCGCGCAGGCATCATCGATTGACTGACGAAATCAGCTCAAGGAATTCACAGATCCCTCTCCCCTTAAGATCTCGCCGTCTAGGTCTACCGCCAACCTGAGTAGGAATCCCGAGCTCCGGAGATTTTACAGAGAACACACCTGCGTGGTTCTCCAACCCTCGCTCAAAACACCTTCTCCTCGCTTCTCCTCGCCTCCGGTTCGATCCGCCCAAGTTCTAGGGATTTTACGGTGAGAAATCCAGAGATCCTCCCAACCTTCACTTGGTGAATTCGAGAGCCAAGAATCGGGCTTTGCTCTGATACCCTTGTCAAACCCAAGAAAATTCAGAGCCAAAAAAATGGaattctcccctctctctcacaaTCTGTTGGGCGCTGCAAGACTCGGAAAAAATTAGGGTTCTAAGCTACTAAGACAATAATTTGGTTCTTGTTGCCCTTCTCATTAGTCTCGCTGGGTTATATACTCCCAAGCGGATCCAAAGCATCAGTTTTAACCTCATTACAGCTTAGATTCAGCATCCAGGTAAAAGTAAACGAGCATCAGCTCTTAAACAAAAATTACATGACAGTGAATAAGAGAACAGCGAATCGCCACCGTCGAATCCCGCTGTAAATACGAATCTTCGCATCTCCATCGTTCATTCTCATTAAATGACGTCAGCCAAACGGTATCACCATTCTTCAAACTTTCTTCAGTTATCTCTGAAATCTCCACTTCTGACAGACGGTCCACCGCCGGACCAGCGACCTCGCCTCCTCGCTCCACCTCAACGCCGGACCAGCGATGATGCACCACCGCACCGCCCGACCAGCGCCGAGGCACTACCGCACTGCTGCCCACGGCCAGGCGCGGGTCCAGCCGCCTCCGACCGCCACCACAGCGCCTCCACTGCCTGCAGGGACGCCACCGCTACCCGCCCCGCTacctccgttgccgccgccaaCACGCGAGTCTCCTCCTCCCTGATCGAGATCGAGTCGACACACATACACCACCAACtaccggccggccgccgcgcgccggtgAGCAGGATGGGGAGGCCGCCGTGCTGCGACAAGGTTGGGGTGAAGAGAGGGGCCATGGACGCCGGAGGAGGACCTGATGCTGGTCTCCTACATCCAGGAGCACGGCGCCGGCAACTGGCGCGCCGTGCCGACCAACACCGGTACGTGTTCTTGTGTgttcttgatcgatcgatcggcgttGGGTTGCGAGATCTGAGATTTTTGCATGTTTGATCCTGCGTGTGTGCAGGGCTGATGCGTTGCAGCAAGAGCTGCCGGCTCCGGTGGACGAACTACCTCCGGCCGGGGATCAAGCGGGGGAACTTCACCGAGCAGGAGGAGAAGCTCATCGTCCACCTCCAGGCTCTCCTCGGCAACcggtgatttttcttttcttggttttATGGTTGCTTTTATTGCTTTGTCCATGGCGTCCATGCCTGAGTGGGTTGCTGGCTGGCTCTGGCTGTGTGTGTAGATGGGCGTCCATGGCATAAGAGGATTCTGAACTGATGCATAAGAGTGTCTTGCATTTGCAGTTCTCTACCATAATCGTGGTCCACAACATAGCCATGCTTTCTGAATACTTTCAATGGATAATCAACGAAGCTCTACACTACAAATTTCTGCAATGACAGGTACTATTGTTTTTTGTCTGAATTTTGCTTTGCTTGCTACCTTTATTTTACCTGCAGACAATTTATATTTGGCCTGTGATAATACTCTATTGTAGTGTATGTACTAAAAGGTGTTTTTATTCTATTTAATTAGGAGGGATCATATGGAGGTTAGTTTATCAACATTCTAAAGTATCAATATTGATGCTCATGATTTTGTTAACTATTGTTTATCACTGATTCTCTTTCATGCCCAATAGGTGATTTCACCAATGAAAGATGGAACATTTGTTGATTGGGATATTGTTGACAATATATGGAATCATGCTTTCAGGTGAGTTGCTTTATCTATTTGATGCAGATCTGAGTAATTTTGTGCCAAAAGTGCACGCCCAAAATGCTGGCCACACTTGTGGCAAAACTTGtctgaaaaataaatctatgaCATGAGAGGCACTAGAGTAACAAGGTTTGGCACACTGCTTATGTGGTTCACCAAACACTTGCCCGTTGCCGTAAAAGGCCGAACGTGCCTAACTTGTTTCTGGGGAAGTTTGGGATGAACCAAACTCTATCTTTAACATAGTTTCTTTAGAATCAGCAACAAAGTTAATCTTCTATGCCTCTATGGAATCTTTTGGATGTCAGCATGGTTACTGCTTTATGCCCACCATCTTTTCACCTTACATATTTATTTATGCTTTTCAAGTATAATGATAGTGAAATCCCTTCTTATGTGTACAACCGGATAAAGTTGATTAAATACTTGGATTTGGCAGCGGCTATTGATCAATCCTGAGGAGCATCCTATGTTGATAGTTGAACCATCTACAAACACAGGGCAGCAAAGAGAGAAGTATGTCCATATATGTTCTGTATTTAAATTAATTGTGTTGCTTACTTGTATAGAAAAACATCGCGTATAAGAACTAGCTGATTTATAGCACAATTTTCTTCTATGGCTCTTATCAGTTATGACTGAACTGTATTGGTACCAGGATTTACTGCATGATCAGACATCCTAGGTAGTATATTGTAGATAAAATTCAATTACATGGGAAATTTTCAGGCTGTAGTTGCTCTGTTTGTTGCTAACGAATAATTCAGTCCTATATTCGTCTTCTAGGGTTTTACATTCTTCCTCTCGGGTCCTATATTCATTTTTTGGGCTCCTGTATTTGTTCTCCGAGTCTTTCTCTCGATTCCTATATTCGTCCTCTAGGGTCCTATATCTAAATTTAACAATTCTCAAATCCTTTTTATCATTTTTGTATCGTGGGTTGTCAAAATAAGCAACTATAGTATTTCTACGTAAAACACCCATAAAGGGTATTTCAATCGAAATCCCAAAAACAGGATATTGGTTCTTTCGCTTGCTCTTGATGATACTGTTTCTTCGCATTTTGGCTAACAAATCTGAATTATTTTGAAGAATAGAAGGATAGACAAAATTCCAATGACCATTGGACATGATTCGATCCGGCGTTGAATAATCAAGAATTTCCCTATCTTTTTTAACAAAAGTATCCATTCAGTCGTTCCTTTTATCATGCCATTTTTGTTATTTATCAGTTTTTTTGGAACAAAAACATGGTATTTTCTTAGTTGATGCTTTATGCAGGTATCTACTGAC is part of the Oryza glaberrima chromosome 4, OglaRS2, whole genome shotgun sequence genome and encodes:
- the LOC127769693 gene encoding LOW QUALITY PROTEIN: myb-related protein 306-like (The sequence of the model RefSeq protein was modified relative to this genomic sequence to represent the inferred CDS: deleted 1 base in 1 codon); this encodes MGRPPCCDKVGVKRGPWTPEEDLMLVSYIQEHGAGNWRAVPTNTGLMRCSKSCRLRWTNYLRPGIKRGNFTEQEEKLIVHLQALLGNRWASMA